A section of the Drosophila sechellia strain sech25 chromosome 3L, ASM438219v1, whole genome shotgun sequence genome encodes:
- the LOC6616262 gene encoding probable deoxycytidylate deaminase yields the protein MSEDAAQDLEAQMSKSPENHKRKDYLHWDDYFMATSLLSAKRSKDPVTQVGACIVDSQNRIVAIGYNGFPRNCSDDVFPWSKATKRSKKDDPLEDKKMYVVHAEANAILNTNGMSLSGTRLYTTLFPCNECAKLIIQVGISQVLYLSDKYAYKPKYRASKRMLDAVGVEYKRHIPLKKTITIDFETFPEED from the exons ATGTCTGAAGATGCCGCTCAAGATTTGGAAGCCCAGATGTCGAAGTCACCCGAGAACCACAAGAGAAAGGACTATCTGCATTGGGATGACTACTTTATGGCCACCTCCCTGCTCTCCGCCAAACGCAGCAAAGATCCCGTCACCCAAGTGGGCGCCTGCATCGTGGATTCCCAGAATCGGATAGTGGCCATTGGATACAATGGGTTCCCTCGCAATTGCAGCGATGACGTGTTTCCGTGGTCAAAGGCTACGAAACGTTCAAAAAAAGATGATCCCCTTGAAGACAAGAAGATGTACGTGGTCCACGCGGAGGCCAATGCAATCCTGAACACCAATGGCATGAGTTTGTCTGGAACCCGACTGTATACCACACTATTTCCCTGCAACGAATGTGCCAAACTCATCATACAG GTGGGGATATCTCAGGTGCTCTATTTGTCCGACAAGTATGCCTATAAGCCCAAATATCGTGCATCCAAGAGGATGCTGGATGCAGTGGGCGTGGAATATAAGCGACACATCCCCCTGAAAAAAACTATCACCATTGATTTTGAAACCTTCCCGGAAGAAGATTAG